A stretch of the Desulforamulus ferrireducens genome encodes the following:
- the nrdR gene encoding transcriptional regulator NrdR, with translation MHCPFCNFPESRVLDSRPADEGSSIRRRRECNACGKRFTTYERLEERPLVVVKKDGRREVFDRSKLVAGFMKACEKRPVPIQKIEDTVNYIERELRNQMEPEVPSHRVGELVMNQLLELDEVAYIRFASVYRQFGDIYSFLHEVEKLLKSKER, from the coding sequence ATGCATTGTCCCTTTTGTAATTTTCCAGAAAGTCGGGTACTAGATTCCCGACCGGCGGATGAAGGCAGCAGTATCCGCCGACGTAGGGAGTGTAATGCCTGTGGGAAAAGGTTTACCACCTACGAACGGTTGGAGGAACGTCCATTGGTAGTGGTTAAAAAAGATGGGCGTCGGGAAGTGTTTGACCGGAGTAAGTTAGTGGCAGGTTTTATGAAAGCCTGTGAAAAAAGACCGGTACCTATCCAAAAAATAGAAGATACTGTGAACTATATTGAAAGGGAATTACGCAACCAGATGGAACCAGAGGTACCCAGCCACAGAGTAGGGGAATTGGTGATGAACCAATTGTTGGAACTGGATGAGGTGGCCTATATTCGTTTTGCCTCGGTCTACCGACAATTTGGTGATATCTATAGCTTTCTCCATGAGGTGGAGAAGTT
- the splB gene encoding spore photoproduct lyase — protein MTTTVLEPPATKHIFVPKRVFIEPAALEYELGRHLRDYFQTAGIPITVTGSHNRITGIPGKTAQEGFLEAKRTLVIGVRKGREFQTCKPSAHYQLPLVTSCPGKCEYCYLLTNLGKKPYLRIYVNIDEILDRAKAYIKEHLPRETVFEGAATSDPVPVERYTGALKQAIEFFGQQEHARFRFVTKFTDIDTLLAAKHNGRTRFRFSINAATVIKKFEHATPSMTERVAAAGKVATAGYPLGFLIAPIMIYDGWRQDYSELFAELDRVLKPDLRKDLTFELITHRFTRRAKQNIEEIFPNSQLDMNEEQRQFKYGQFGYGKYIYPKESMLEVRAHMEGLLQKYFPEAKVEYLV, from the coding sequence ATGACTACAACCGTCCTTGAACCACCGGCTACTAAACATATTTTTGTGCCCAAGCGAGTCTTTATTGAACCAGCCGCTTTGGAATATGAGTTGGGTCGACATTTACGGGATTATTTTCAAACCGCAGGTATTCCCATTACAGTTACAGGTTCCCATAACCGCATTACTGGCATACCGGGCAAAACAGCCCAGGAGGGCTTTTTAGAAGCCAAGCGAACCCTGGTCATTGGGGTACGTAAGGGTAGGGAATTTCAAACCTGTAAACCTTCCGCTCATTATCAGCTGCCCCTGGTTACCAGCTGCCCTGGCAAGTGTGAGTACTGTTACCTGTTAACCAATTTGGGCAAAAAACCCTATCTGCGCATCTATGTCAACATTGATGAAATTCTAGATCGGGCCAAGGCTTATATTAAGGAACATTTACCCCGGGAAACTGTCTTTGAAGGGGCCGCCACTTCGGACCCCGTTCCGGTGGAACGTTACACCGGAGCCTTAAAACAGGCCATAGAATTTTTTGGTCAGCAGGAGCATGCCCGTTTCCGCTTTGTCACTAAATTTACCGACATTGACACCTTGCTGGCGGCCAAACACAACGGACGCACTCGTTTCCGTTTTAGTATCAACGCAGCCACGGTGATAAAAAAGTTTGAGCACGCCACCCCATCTATGACTGAACGGGTAGCCGCTGCCGGTAAAGTGGCAACTGCCGGTTACCCCCTGGGTTTTTTGATTGCTCCCATAATGATCTATGATGGTTGGCGGCAGGACTACAGTGAGCTTTTTGCCGAACTGGACAGAGTGTTAAAGCCTGACCTGCGCAAAGATCTGACCTTTGAATTAATTACCCATCGTTTTACCCGGCGAGCCAAGCAAAATATCGAGGAGATTTTTCCTAATTCACAGTTGGATATGAACGAAGAGCAGCGTCAGTTTAAATATGGACAGTTTGGCTATGGTAAATATATTTATCCTAAGGAGAGTATGTTAGAGGTGAGAGCCCACATGGAAGGTTTGCTGCAGAAATACTTCCCCGAGGCTAAGGTGGAGTATTTAGTGTAA
- a CDS encoding class I SAM-dependent methyltransferase, with product MPHVFDAKKLAKLDDPRRKEQIPVDKILELLGVKTGEFILDFGCGIGFLALPTAKVVGDTGFVYGVDIQEAMLVEALNRSKQEKLFNIAWVLTHPDKITLPTASIDCVMMGMVAHEVPDLKGMLAECGRVLKPGGRIGIVEWNQTFTAMGPPLDHRLKPEVLQDALSQLNFSEIVIHDISQGAYLVVGRKA from the coding sequence TTGCCTCATGTTTTTGATGCTAAAAAGCTAGCTAAACTAGACGACCCTCGTAGAAAAGAACAAATCCCCGTAGATAAAATATTAGAGCTGTTAGGAGTTAAGACAGGAGAATTTATACTGGATTTTGGCTGTGGTATTGGTTTTTTAGCATTGCCCACGGCTAAAGTGGTAGGCGATACTGGATTTGTCTATGGCGTAGATATCCAAGAAGCCATGTTAGTGGAAGCATTAAATCGTAGCAAGCAAGAGAAGCTATTTAATATCGCCTGGGTCCTCACCCACCCAGATAAAATAACCCTACCCACAGCCAGCATAGATTGTGTTATGATGGGGATGGTGGCCCACGAGGTACCGGATTTAAAGGGGATGCTGGCTGAATGTGGCAGAGTTCTCAAGCCGGGCGGCAGAATAGGGATTGTAGAATGGAATCAAACCTTTACCGCAATGGGTCCGCCCCTGGATCACCGACTAAAACCCGAGGTTCTGCAGGATGCTTTATCACAACTAAACTTTTCCGAAATAGTTATTCATGACATTAGTCAAGGGGCATATTTGGTTGTAGGTAGGAAAGCATAA